In one Pseudomonas sp. SG20056 genomic region, the following are encoded:
- a CDS encoding LuxR C-terminal-related transcriptional regulator: protein MDRLQPCVLPANGVLRQSLLNLLARSEDFALTLLLAPAGSGKSTLLQHWRGRCAAAVVHYPLQARDNDPLCFFRRLADSIRAQVGDFDTSWFNPLAVASSLSPQLLGELLADALARVEGPLFIVLDDFQWIESRSILEVMAALLEKLPGHVHLIIASRNHPGFALSQLKLENRLLCIDQHDLRLSVEQVQQLNTHLGGQALSQAYVDSLLSMTEGWVAGVKIALLAYARFGTQALQRFNGSQPEIVDYFGHVVLRQLPPGLREFLLCCGLFERFDGALCDYVMQRNGSALLLEELAERQLFLLPVDNQPGWFRFHALLQDFLCRRLQVEEYACLDQLHSRAADYYLSLGEYEQALQHARHCSDQNVFLGLLEHCCASWVRSGQFGDILRWLEPLPETQLLAQPKLLGWLIAALSLSRRFHQAHYYLELLDTLEHTMPGVNLEPATRQFLALLLGLFEQDKDFVPPPAWRDLLGAGQDLEIRACTLAVIAYQHLLAARLQDAIRFASESKQLLAQCGHSFLESYTDLIIALCHRNAGRATHARKQVCLDYQSTDSMSPAWVNRATAMVVVLYEQNQLVEAQQLCDELMAMVNSSSATEAIATVYITLSRLLHRQQQTARASRLLDQLSCILQLGNYARFVSQVAQESMRQAYLSGKSAAMDVVAQRYDLPVRLQAGEWERVRAYDESWERQGLACVYWLQARGAPAQAERILKVLAASLRQSEMRARLLIVEANRLVLAASRQSKNQQLAALGGLVETYGIVNINRSVFDEAPGFAAGVLDLAQSGLLVVPDNYREHYAEFLQGIQTAPPLDALASGLLTGREVDVFECLLSGLSNTQISDKTGIALSTTKWHLKNIYSKLNVSSRTEAILAVRPRAPLS from the coding sequence ATGGACCGACTTCAGCCATGCGTGTTGCCTGCCAATGGTGTGCTCCGCCAGAGCCTGCTGAACCTGTTGGCGCGCAGTGAAGATTTTGCCCTGACTTTGCTGCTGGCCCCGGCCGGCTCGGGAAAGTCGACGCTGTTGCAACACTGGCGCGGCCGTTGCGCTGCCGCGGTGGTGCATTACCCGCTGCAAGCGCGGGACAACGACCCGCTGTGTTTTTTCCGCCGCCTGGCTGACAGCATCCGCGCTCAGGTAGGCGATTTTGATACGTCCTGGTTCAACCCACTGGCGGTGGCTTCCAGCCTGTCACCGCAGCTATTGGGTGAGCTGCTCGCGGATGCCCTGGCGCGAGTCGAGGGCCCGCTGTTTATCGTGCTGGATGATTTTCAGTGGATCGAGTCGCGCAGCATTCTCGAGGTGATGGCGGCGCTGCTGGAGAAGCTGCCAGGCCATGTTCATCTGATCATCGCCAGCCGTAACCACCCAGGCTTTGCCCTGAGCCAGCTGAAGTTGGAAAACCGCCTGCTGTGTATTGATCAGCATGACCTACGTTTGTCAGTTGAGCAGGTGCAGCAGCTCAATACCCACCTGGGTGGTCAGGCGCTCAGTCAGGCGTATGTCGACAGTCTGCTGAGCATGACCGAAGGCTGGGTGGCGGGGGTTAAGATTGCCCTGCTGGCCTATGCGCGCTTCGGTACTCAGGCGCTGCAGCGCTTTAACGGCAGCCAGCCAGAAATCGTCGATTATTTCGGCCATGTGGTGCTGCGTCAGTTGCCGCCGGGCCTACGCGAGTTTCTGCTCTGTTGCGGCCTGTTTGAACGATTTGACGGTGCGCTTTGCGACTATGTGATGCAGCGTAATGGCTCGGCGTTGCTGCTTGAGGAGTTGGCTGAACGCCAACTGTTCTTGCTGCCGGTGGACAATCAGCCCGGCTGGTTTCGTTTTCACGCCCTGTTGCAGGATTTTCTCTGTCGTCGTCTGCAGGTCGAGGAATACGCGTGCCTGGATCAGCTGCACAGCCGTGCTGCCGACTATTACCTGAGCCTGGGCGAGTATGAGCAGGCGTTGCAGCATGCCCGGCACTGTAGCGATCAAAACGTCTTCCTTGGCCTGTTGGAGCACTGCTGCGCGTCATGGGTGCGCAGTGGGCAGTTTGGCGACATTCTGCGTTGGCTTGAACCGCTGCCGGAGACGCAGCTGCTGGCGCAACCCAAGTTGCTCGGCTGGTTGATTGCGGCGCTATCACTGTCGCGGCGTTTTCACCAGGCGCATTACTACCTTGAGTTGCTCGATACTCTTGAACACACCATGCCAGGCGTAAATCTGGAGCCGGCAACGCGGCAGTTTCTTGCCCTGTTGCTGGGCTTGTTCGAGCAGGACAAGGACTTTGTGCCGCCGCCGGCCTGGCGCGACTTGCTGGGTGCGGGGCAGGACCTGGAAATTCGCGCTTGCACCCTGGCGGTGATTGCTTATCAGCATCTATTGGCGGCGCGCCTGCAGGATGCGATTCGTTTTGCCAGCGAGTCCAAGCAGTTGCTCGCGCAATGTGGGCACAGCTTTCTGGAAAGTTACACCGATCTGATTATCGCGCTCTGCCACCGCAATGCCGGGCGGGCCACCCATGCGCGTAAGCAGGTGTGTCTGGACTACCAAAGTACCGATTCTATGTCTCCGGCCTGGGTCAATCGCGCCACGGCCATGGTGGTGGTGCTGTATGAGCAGAATCAGCTGGTTGAGGCGCAGCAGCTGTGTGACGAGCTGATGGCGATGGTCAATTCATCTTCGGCCACCGAGGCGATTGCCACGGTCTACATCACCTTGTCGCGGTTGCTGCATCGTCAGCAGCAGACGGCGCGTGCCAGCCGTTTGCTCGACCAGTTGTCGTGCATCCTGCAATTGGGCAACTACGCGCGTTTTGTCAGCCAGGTGGCCCAGGAAAGCATGCGCCAGGCCTACCTGAGCGGTAAGAGTGCCGCCATGGACGTCGTGGCTCAGCGTTACGATCTGCCGGTGCGGTTGCAGGCTGGGGAGTGGGAGCGCGTGCGCGCCTATGACGAAAGTTGGGAACGCCAGGGTTTGGCGTGCGTGTACTGGTTGCAGGCACGCGGTGCACCGGCGCAGGCCGAGCGGATTCTCAAGGTGCTGGCGGCCTCGTTGCGGCAAAGCGAGATGCGTGCGCGGCTGTTGATCGTCGAAGCCAACCGCCTGGTGCTGGCGGCGTCCCGGCAGAGCAAGAACCAGCAGTTGGCGGCGCTGGGCGGTCTGGTCGAGACCTATGGCATCGTCAATATCAACCGCTCGGTGTTCGATGAAGCGCCAGGTTTTGCCGCCGGTGTGCTGGATCTGGCGCAGTCCGGTTTATTGGTGGTACCGGACAACTACCGTGAGCACTATGCAGAGTTTCTCCAGGGCATTCAGACTGCGCCGCCGCTTGATGCGCTGGCCAGTGGTCTGCTGACCGGGCGTGAGGTGGACGTGTTCGAGTGTCTGCTTAGCGGCCTGTCGAACACCCAGATCAGCGACAAGACTGGTATTGCCTTGTCCACCACCAAATGGCACCTGAAAAACATCTACTCCAAGCTCAACGTCTCCAGCCGCACCGAGGCGATTCTCGCCGTACGGCCGCGCGCCCCGCTCAGCTAG
- the purF gene encoding amidophosphoribosyltransferase — protein sequence MCGIVGIVGKSNVNQALYDGLTVLQHRGQDAAGIVTSHDGRLFLRKDNGLVRDVFQQRHMQRLVGHMGIGHVRYPTAGSSSSAEAQPFYVNSPYGITLAHNGNLTNVEQLAKEIYESDLRHVNTNSDSEVLLNVFAHELAQRGKLQPTEEDVFAAVTDVHERCLGGYAVVAMITGYGIVGFRDPNGIRPIVFGQRHTDEGVEYMIASESVSLDVLGFTLIRDLAPGEAVYITEEGKLFTRQCAANPKYAPCIFEHVYLARPDSIMDGISVYKARLRMGEKLADKILRERPQHDIDVVIPIPDTSRTAALELANHLGVKFREGFVKNRYIGRTFIMPGQAARKKSVRQKLNAIELEFRGKNVMLVDDSIVRGTTCKQIIQMAREAGAKNVYFCSAAPAVRYPNVYGIDMPSAHELIAHGRTTEEVCELIGADWLIYQDLPDLIEAVSGSKKIKIDNFDCAVFDGKYVTGDVDAAYLDKIEQARNDASKVKSQAVSAIIDLYNN from the coding sequence ATGTGCGGCATTGTCGGTATCGTCGGTAAATCGAACGTCAATCAGGCGCTGTATGACGGGCTCACCGTCCTCCAGCACCGCGGCCAGGATGCTGCCGGTATTGTCACCAGCCATGATGGCCGCCTGTTCCTGCGCAAGGACAACGGCTTGGTGCGTGACGTGTTTCAACAGCGGCACATGCAGCGCCTGGTCGGTCATATGGGCATTGGCCATGTGCGCTACCCGACTGCGGGCAGCTCCAGCTCGGCCGAAGCCCAGCCGTTCTACGTCAACTCGCCGTATGGCATCACCCTGGCGCACAACGGCAACTTGACCAACGTCGAGCAGCTGGCCAAGGAAATCTACGAGTCTGACCTGCGCCACGTGAACACCAACTCTGATTCGGAAGTGCTGCTTAACGTGTTCGCTCACGAGCTGGCCCAGCGCGGCAAGCTGCAGCCCACCGAAGAAGACGTGTTCGCCGCCGTGACCGATGTGCACGAGCGCTGTCTGGGTGGTTACGCGGTAGTCGCGATGATCACTGGTTACGGCATTGTCGGCTTCCGCGACCCTAACGGTATCCGCCCGATCGTCTTCGGTCAGCGTCATACCGACGAAGGCGTGGAATACATGATCGCCTCGGAAAGCGTGTCGCTCGACGTGCTCGGCTTCACCCTGATTCGCGACCTCGCACCGGGCGAAGCGGTGTACATCACCGAGGAAGGCAAGCTGTTCACCCGTCAGTGCGCGGCGAACCCGAAATATGCTCCGTGCATCTTTGAGCATGTCTATCTGGCCCGCCCGGATTCGATCATGGATGGCATCTCGGTGTACAAGGCGCGCCTGCGCATGGGCGAGAAGCTGGCTGACAAGATCCTCCGTGAGCGTCCGCAGCACGATATCGATGTGGTTATCCCTATTCCGGATACCAGCCGTACTGCGGCGCTGGAGCTGGCCAACCATCTGGGCGTGAAGTTCCGCGAAGGCTTCGTCAAGAACCGTTATATCGGTCGTACCTTTATCATGCCGGGCCAGGCTGCCCGTAAGAAATCCGTACGGCAGAAGCTCAACGCCATCGAGCTGGAATTCCGCGGCAAGAATGTGATGCTGGTCGATGACTCCATCGTGCGTGGCACCACATGCAAGCAGATCATCCAGATGGCCCGCGAAGCTGGAGCGAAGAACGTGTACTTCTGCTCGGCCGCGCCAGCGGTGCGTTACCCGAACGTGTACGGCATCGACATGCCCAGCGCCCATGAGTTGATTGCGCACGGCCGCACCACCGAGGAAGTGTGCGAGCTGATCGGCGCCGACTGGCTGATCTACCAGGATCTGCCAGATCTGATCGAGGCGGTCAGTGGCAGCAAGAAGATCAAGATCGACAACTTCGACTGCGCGGTGTTTGACGGTAAGTACGTGACTGGCGATGTCGACGCGGCCTACCTGGATAAGATCGAGCAGGCGCGCAACGATGCCTCCAAGGTCAAGTCCCAGGCCGTCAGCGCGATTATTGACCTGTACAACAACTAG
- a CDS encoding O-succinylhomoserine sulfhydrylase, which produces MTIEWQAGRLDSDLDGVGFDTLAVRAGQHRSPEGEHSEAIYPTSSYVFRTAADAAARFAGEVPGNVYSRYTNPTVRAFEERIAALEGAEQAVATSSGMSAILAIVMSLCSAGDHVLVSRSVFGSTISLFEKYLKRFGVQVDYVPLADLDGWAAAFKPNTKLLFVESPSNPLAELVDIAALVDIAHSKGALLAVDNCFCTPALQQPLKLGADVVMHSATKYIDGQGRSMGGVVAGSAKLMTEVVGFLRTAGPTLSPFNAWIFLKGLETLRIRMQAHCASALQLAQWLQQQPGIEHVYYAGLPSHPQHELAKRQQSAFGAVVSFEVKGGKEAAWRFIDATRVISITTNLGDTKTTIAHPATTSHGRLSPAERANAGIRDNLIRVAVGLEDLADLQADLARGLAAL; this is translated from the coding sequence ATGACGATTGAATGGCAAGCCGGGCGTCTGGACAGCGATCTCGACGGCGTCGGCTTCGATACCCTGGCGGTGCGCGCTGGTCAGCATCGCTCGCCGGAAGGTGAGCACAGCGAGGCGATCTACCCGACCTCCAGCTACGTATTCCGCACCGCGGCCGATGCTGCTGCGCGTTTTGCTGGCGAAGTGCCGGGCAATGTCTATTCGCGCTACACCAACCCGACTGTGCGTGCTTTCGAAGAGCGCATCGCCGCTCTGGAAGGTGCCGAGCAGGCGGTTGCGACCTCATCCGGCATGTCGGCGATTCTGGCCATTGTCATGAGTCTGTGCAGCGCCGGCGACCACGTACTGGTGTCGCGCAGCGTATTCGGTTCGACCATCAGCCTGTTCGAGAAGTACCTCAAGCGCTTCGGCGTGCAGGTTGACTACGTGCCGCTGGCTGATCTTGATGGCTGGGCCGCTGCATTCAAGCCCAACACCAAGCTGCTGTTTGTCGAGTCGCCGTCCAATCCGTTGGCTGAACTGGTGGATATCGCCGCATTGGTGGATATCGCCCACAGCAAAGGCGCACTGCTGGCGGTGGACAACTGCTTCTGCACCCCAGCCCTGCAACAGCCGCTCAAGCTCGGTGCAGATGTGGTGATGCATTCGGCGACCAAATACATCGACGGCCAGGGCCGCAGCATGGGCGGTGTGGTCGCAGGCTCGGCCAAACTAATGACTGAAGTGGTGGGCTTTCTGCGCACCGCCGGGCCGACACTCAGCCCGTTTAATGCCTGGATCTTCCTCAAAGGCTTGGAAACCCTGCGCATCCGTATGCAGGCGCATTGCGCCAGCGCGCTGCAATTGGCGCAGTGGCTGCAGCAACAGCCCGGCATTGAGCATGTCTACTACGCCGGTTTGCCCAGTCATCCGCAGCATGAGCTGGCCAAGCGTCAGCAGAGTGCCTTCGGTGCCGTGGTCAGCTTCGAGGTCAAGGGCGGTAAAGAGGCGGCCTGGCGTTTTATCGATGCCACGCGGGTGATCTCGATCACCACCAACCTCGGTGACACCAAGACCACCATCGCCCATCCCGCGACCACCTCGCACGGTCGTTTGAGTCCTGCTGAGCGTGCTAACGCCGGTATTCGCGATAACCTGATCCGTGTTGCGGTGGGTCTGGAAGATTTGGCTGATCTGCAAGCCGATCTGGCTCGCGGCCTGGCCGCGCTCTAA
- a CDS encoding peroxidase family protein produces the protein MSVWVTWPALTKLGTLGVVSGLLVLAVERQALFENNLFDVENYAGYNANITCDARSLAARTEDGTCNILSNPAEGSVYRRFGRNVNPAVTQGETTTLLSPNPREVSNSLMAREEFKPAPSLNFIAAAWIQFMVHDWFDHGPNADADPIQFPLPPGDVLGSGSMSVKRTQPDPSRSSSEAGKPQTYRNHNTHWWDGSQLYGSSKETNDKVRSFVDGKLKVNANGTLPTELLSGKPVTGFNENWWLGLSMLHQLFTLEHNAIASKLKQKYPAQSDQWLYDRARLINSALMAKIHTVEWTPAVIANPITERAMYSNWWGLLGQGGPRDDFQAEVRMLQADLARSDSFVKRILGFDPNVAPGVGNSAIDHALTGIVGSTAPNNYGVPFTLTEEFVAVYRMHPLMRDNVQVYDIGSNQVARTIALQNTRDRDAENLLNDERPERLWYSFGITNPGSLTLNNYPNFLRNLSMPLVGDIDLAAIDVLRDRERGVPRYNEFRRQIGLNPITKFEDLTKDAATLAELKRLYSNDIEKIDTLVGQLAETVRPEGFAFGETAFQIFIMNASRRLMADRFYTKDYRPEVYTPEGIDWVEHTTMVDVLRRHNPQLQTSLAGVENAFKPWGLNIPADYESWPGANKQENLWVNGALRTQYAADQLPALQRVNIGGLIGSILWNKVKVRSDVAPAGYEKPIHPHGVMAKVKFVAVPNNPYSGLFQGSDNGLLRLSVTGDPADRGFAPGLAWKAFVDGKPSENVSALYTLSGQGANHNFFANELSQYVVPEANDTLGTTILFSAVSLKPTLLLLNDMAEVTQAGAAVAKPKAPTQIYFVPRTELRNRFASTAHDFRTDLLTLNAGTKVYDVYATSMEIKTSIIPSISRNYAAQRRNSAVKIGEMELTSAFIASAFGDNGVFFKHQRNEDK, from the coding sequence ATGTCGGTATGGGTCACTTGGCCAGCTTTGACCAAGCTGGGAACGTTGGGCGTAGTCTCCGGGCTACTGGTGCTGGCGGTTGAACGCCAGGCGTTGTTCGAGAACAACCTCTTCGATGTCGAAAATTATGCCGGCTACAACGCCAACATCACTTGCGATGCACGCAGCCTGGCGGCCCGCACCGAGGATGGCACCTGCAACATTCTCAGCAACCCGGCCGAGGGTTCGGTGTATCGGCGCTTTGGCCGCAACGTCAATCCGGCGGTGACCCAGGGTGAAACCACCACCTTACTCAGCCCCAACCCGCGTGAAGTGAGTAACAGCCTGATGGCGCGCGAGGAGTTCAAACCGGCACCGAGCCTGAACTTTATTGCCGCCGCCTGGATTCAATTTATGGTGCACGACTGGTTCGATCACGGCCCGAATGCCGATGCTGATCCGATCCAGTTCCCGTTGCCGCCGGGCGATGTGCTGGGCAGTGGCAGCATGTCGGTCAAGCGTACTCAACCGGACCCGAGCCGCAGCAGCAGTGAAGCCGGCAAGCCGCAGACCTACCGCAACCACAACACCCACTGGTGGGACGGCTCGCAGCTGTATGGCAGCAGCAAGGAAACCAACGACAAGGTGCGCTCGTTTGTCGACGGCAAGCTCAAGGTCAACGCCAACGGTACTTTGCCCACTGAGTTGCTCAGCGGTAAACCGGTAACCGGGTTCAACGAAAACTGGTGGTTGGGCCTGAGCATGCTGCATCAGCTGTTCACCCTCGAACACAACGCCATCGCCAGTAAGCTCAAGCAGAAGTACCCGGCGCAGAGCGACCAATGGCTGTACGACCGTGCGCGGCTGATCAACTCGGCGCTGATGGCCAAGATCCACACAGTGGAGTGGACCCCAGCGGTGATCGCCAACCCAATCACCGAGCGCGCCATGTACTCCAACTGGTGGGGCCTGCTCGGCCAGGGCGGCCCGCGTGATGACTTCCAGGCCGAAGTGCGCATGCTTCAGGCGGATCTGGCGCGCTCCGATTCCTTCGTCAAACGCATCCTCGGTTTCGATCCGAACGTGGCGCCGGGCGTTGGTAACAGTGCCATCGATCACGCCCTGACCGGCATCGTCGGCTCCACTGCGCCGAACAACTACGGCGTGCCGTTCACCCTCACCGAAGAGTTTGTCGCGGTGTACCGCATGCACCCGCTGATGCGCGACAACGTGCAGGTGTATGACATCGGCTCCAACCAGGTGGCGCGCACCATCGCCCTGCAGAACACCCGCGACCGTGACGCTGAGAACCTGCTCAACGACGAGCGACCGGAGCGCCTGTGGTACTCCTTTGGTATCACCAACCCAGGCTCGCTGACGCTGAACAACTACCCGAACTTCCTGCGTAACCTGTCGATGCCACTGGTGGGCGATATCGACCTGGCCGCCATCGATGTGTTGCGTGACCGTGAGCGTGGCGTGCCGCGCTATAACGAGTTCCGCCGGCAGATCGGCCTCAACCCGATCACCAAGTTCGAGGATCTGACCAAGGATGCCGCGACTCTCGCCGAGCTCAAGCGCCTGTACAGCAACGACATCGAGAAGATCGACACCCTGGTCGGCCAATTGGCGGAAACCGTGCGTCCTGAGGGCTTTGCCTTCGGTGAAACGGCATTCCAGATCTTTATCATGAACGCCTCGCGCCGACTGATGGCTGACCGCTTCTACACCAAGGATTACCGCCCGGAGGTGTATACCCCGGAAGGGATCGATTGGGTCGAGCACACCACCATGGTGGATGTGCTGCGTCGGCATAACCCGCAGCTGCAAACCAGCCTGGCCGGTGTGGAAAATGCCTTCAAACCCTGGGGGCTGAATATTCCGGCGGATTACGAAAGCTGGCCTGGGGCCAACAAGCAGGAAAATCTCTGGGTCAACGGCGCGCTGCGCACCCAGTACGCGGCAGACCAGCTGCCGGCGTTGCAGCGTGTGAATATCGGTGGGCTGATTGGTTCGATTCTGTGGAACAAAGTGAAGGTTCGCAGTGACGTGGCTCCAGCAGGTTATGAGAAGCCGATCCATCCGCATGGCGTAATGGCCAAGGTCAAGTTCGTCGCGGTGCCGAACAACCCCTACAGCGGGCTGTTCCAGGGTTCCGACAATGGCCTGCTGCGTCTGTCGGTGACCGGTGATCCGGCTGATCGCGGTTTTGCCCCAGGCTTGGCGTGGAAGGCCTTTGTCGATGGCAAACCGTCGGAGAACGTGTCCGCGCTCTACACCCTGAGTGGGCAGGGCGCTAACCATAACTTCTTCGCCAACGAGCTGTCGCAGTATGTGGTGCCGGAAGCCAACGACACCCTGGGCACGACCATCCTGTTCTCGGCGGTGAGCCTCAAGCCGACGCTGCTGCTGCTCAACGACATGGCAGAAGTCACCCAGGCAGGCGCCGCAGTAGCTAAACCCAAAGCGCCGACGCAGATTTACTTTGTGCCGCGCACCGAGCTGCGTAATCGCTTCGCCAGCACAGCCCATGATTTCCGTACAGATCTGCTGACTCTGAATGCCGGCACCAAGGTCTATGACGTGTACGCCACGTCGATGGAGATCAAAACCTCGATCATTCCGTCGATCAGCCGCAACTACGCCGCGCAACGGCGTAACAGTGCGGTGAAGATTGGCGAGATGGAGCTGACCTCGGCCTTTATCGCCTCGGCGTTCGGTGATAACGGGGTGTTCTTCAAGCACCAGCGTAACGAAGACAAATAA